From a region of the Neodiprion fabricii isolate iyNeoFabr1 chromosome 7, iyNeoFabr1.1, whole genome shotgun sequence genome:
- the LOC124186152 gene encoding H/ACA ribonucleoprotein complex subunit 3, with the protein MYLMYYLNEKRERVYTLKKVDPNGRPTLSAHPARFSPEDKYSKERITIKRRFGLLLTQQPMPTY; encoded by the exons atgtatttaatgtattatttgaacgaaaaaagGGAGCGCGTTTATACGTTGAAG AAAGTCGATCCGAATGGTAGACCAACCCTGTCGGCCCATCCTG CTCGATTTTCACCCGAAGATAAATATTCTAAAGAACGAATCACCATCAAGAGGCGTTTCGGACTACTTTTAACGCAACAGCCCATGCCTACCTACtag
- the LOC124186105 gene encoding trafficking protein particle complex subunit 10: MNCNGGPRRISEEITDSSMDNKPIITYAGDEDLFLTLKSNLVQALPLNSAEWRRSYGRPVKQVNIEGSFIPFSKDILPTEKDWHLIKQPIFHIYWSECTDVDVYKASVKDDIDTWLKTLAQYNVLDWMIVLVETYDLKKSNKLLPRTTVLDKIRSDFAAKHGDRCLSIINPIKSESRSAESWRGLIIRIRHLVLTAYDKTLLRFEEVIREQRERRNQVGWNFCHYFLLQEELAFVLEMLGLYDEALVQYDELDALFTQFVLNSNVGDSPAWLSSFQSPLNNWAGVNLENGVDHHLRLLLADCKASLLDLRSYLFSRQCAMLLLINKPWEVAQRCLAFVHNTLGELRILEIQRPEGAVECWAFLCALEVLQSCQMSNVNIDNGQQLDLCSLHTASLWALARDKLGDLGKLCGLMPGSEPTSEQLHTIVYLIAGMGDSEPQAHGKPTPTDKLKEALSSKEAFKKQYLEHAELAMGTYKHVGRIRSARLIGKELARFYSELGENQKAVAFLSDALKTYNDEGWYQLAAQTQLELAECYKGMDDVERYTKICASIASSRSLHVTVKNMYFEEMLAYAKMLTAPQPLITDLGDSFQILSMEVNVTDKVIQDCVVSIEVCLQSFLPREVKCNGVSISTEEYKKPTVPVNKRKGQKALPETRVELLSRCTIDDMKPSDPCLARLPTYSSLEYKQDKSLSTASVVNKNLKPLIKRSDSAKHRKPSVNSKGDFSKGLSCEAFSLKPGENTFTVSRRVDQPGVYKIGQLSLIVENKLEFLSPIFNPRLSYEVAKTQPTIFSQCTRDLLAGLPQEIELVVSSGSVKITEDAKIKLRSSRGLALQGVENGQVMVRELEMSLPPCEPFQNTTLVLKVLAELPPKKDSSTIEHKLSLQCPWGTEEIVPLNFAPPLMSSFKLHTAKQRKFLQIVVTGLTAQRLELTEPKLVSNTSADISFKSLNPVAGQKLVIGNGMNVSFMWELEIGKDEKSTAPIKTDFSVRYVQVNLAEESEEKNADDDPLHIRKLAEMDNKGEIYRCNFDVVDYVTLFIVSSKVEASGGGGEFCRAGSMCHLCLTVTRVVNTPSPTQTPQLMYEVLADQTMWAVCGRTAGVVSLETLEKQSVTLDVMPLTSGYLPLPVVRLSRYIPAAELKSDISRKPEMTGGPRLEPFSPGQVYNASKAQQVHVLPAAPLETN; this comes from the exons ATGAATTGCAATGGGGGTCCGCGAAGAATTTCTGAGGAAATCACCGACAGCTCTATGGACAATAAGCCGATAATCACCT ATGCAGGCGACGAGGATTTGTTTTTGACATTGAAAAGCAATCTGGTCCAGGCTTTGCCTCTTAATTCGGCAGAATGGCGAAGGTCCTACGGACGTCCCGTGAAGCAAGTAAACATCGAAGGATCGTTCATTCCATTTTCCAAAGACATACTGCCGACTGAGAAAGATTGGCACTTAATTAAACAGCCAATATTTCACATCTACTGGAGCGAATGTACA GATGTGGACGTTTACAAAGCTTCGGTAAAAGACGATATCGATACGTGGCTGAAGACTCTGGCGCAGTACAATGTACTAGACTGGATGATAGTTTTAGTTGAAACCTATGACCTCAAGAAGAGCAATAAACTACTGCCCAGAACAACGGTGCTGGATAAAATTCGCAGTGATTTCGCTGCCAAGCACGGAGATAG GTGTTTGTCGATTATTAACCCAATAAAATCAGAATCACGATCGGCGGAATCTTGGCGCGGCTTGATTATCAGGATAAGACACCTGGTCCTCACCGCCTATGACAAAACGTTGCTACGTTTTGAAGAAGTTATTAGagagcagagagagagaaggaaccAAGTAGGATGGAACTTTTGCCATTATTTCCTTTTACAG GAAGAGCTAGCTTTTGTACTAGAGATGTTGGGCCTTTACGACGAAGCTTTGGTGCAATACGACGAATTAGATGCACTCTTTACTCAATTTGTGCTAAACTCCAATGTCGGAG ATTCGCCAGCGTGGTTGAGCTCGTTTCAAAGTCCCTTGAATAATTGGGCTGGGGTTAATTTAGAGAACGGAGTTGACCATCACCTGCGGCTTTTATTGGCAGACTGCAAAGCGTCGCTTTTAGATCTTAGGAGTTATTTATTTAGTAGGCAATGCGCGATGTTGCTGCTCATCAACAAACCGTGGGAG GTGGCTCAAAGGTGCTTAGCCTTTGTGCACAACACTCTAGGCGAGCTAAGAATATTAGAAATTCAACGTCCCGAAGGTGCCGTTGAGTGCTGGGCCTTCCTGTGCGCTCTAGAAGTTTTACAAAGTTGCCAGATGTCTAATGTGAACATAGACAATGGCCAACAACTCGATCTCTGCTCTCTACATACAGCGAGTCTATGGGCGTTAGCAAGAGACAAG CTCGGAGACCTGGGAAAACTTTGCGGTTTAATGCCGGGTAGCGAACCGACCAGTGAGCAGCTTCACACAATAGTTTACCTCATAGCTGGAATGGGAGATTCGGAGCCTCAAGCCCACGGTAAACCGACGCCAACCGACAAGCTGAAGGAAGCATTGTCGTCGAAGGAAGCTTTCAAAAAACAATACTTGGAACACGCAGAGTTAGCTATGGGCACTTATAAACACGTCGGTCGCATCAGATCCGCGAGACTTATCGGCAAAGAATTGGCCCGGTTTTACAGCGAGCTTGGAGAGAATCAAAAGGCGGTGGCATTTCTGTCGGACGCGTTGAAAACATACAATGACGAAGGATGGTACCAACTGGCGGCGCAGACGCAATTGGAACTGGCGGAATGCTATAAAGGAATGGACGACGTCGAGAGATACACTAAAATATGCGCATCTATAGCAAGCTCTCGGTCGTTGCACGTTAccgtgaaaaatatgtatttcgAGGAAATGTTGGCCTATGCAAAAATGCTAACAGCTCCTCAGCCTCTCATAACTGATCTTGGCGACAGCTTTCAAATACTTAGTATGGAGGTCAACGTCACGGACAAAGTTATACAGGACTGCGTGGTTAGCATCGAAGTTTGCCTGCAGAGCTTTTTGCCAAGAGAAGTCAAATGCAACGGAGTTTCAATTTCCACCGAGGAGTATAAGAAACCCACAGTTCCGgtcaataaaagaaaaggacAAAAGGCCTTGCCAGAAACGCGAGTTGAATT aTTATCAAGATGTACGATCGATGATATGAAGCCTTCGGATCCGTGTTTAGCTCGTTTGCCAACTTATTCGTCGTTAGAATACAAGCAAGATAAAAGTTTGTCCACGGCCAGTGTTGTCAACAAAAATCTAAAGCCGTTGATAAAACGATCGGATAGCGCTAAGCACAGAAAGCCATCCGTCAATTCAAAGGGAGATTTCAGTAAGGGTTTATCTTGCGAGGCGTTTTCTTTAAAGCCTGGTGAGAACACGTTCACCGTTAGCAGAAGAGTCGATCAACCGGGAGTTTACAAAATTGGCCAACTTTCGTTGATCGTCGAGAAcaaattggaatttttatctcccATTTTCAATCCTCGTTTGTCGTACGAAGTCGCAAAGACTCAGCCTACAATATTCTCACAATGCACCAGAGATTTACTAGCTGGACTTCCTCAGGAAATCGAATTAGTCGTTTCAAGTGGCAGCGTCAAGATTACCGAAgatgcgaaaataaaattaaggtCCTCTAGAGGTTTGGCACTTCAGGGGGTAGAAAATGGTCAAGTTATGGTCAGGGAGCTGGAAATGTCTTTACCGCCTTGCGAACCGTTTCAAAATACAACGCTCGTACTGAAAGTGTTGGCCGAACTTCCGCCAAAAAAAGACTCTTCGACTATCGAACACAAG TTGAGCTTGCAGTGTCCTTGGGGAACAGAAGAAATCGTACCTCTGAATTTCGCGCCCCCCCTAATGTCTAGTTTTAAATTGCACACCGCCAAACAAAGGAAGTTTCTCCAAATCGTTGTTACCGGCCTAACTGCTCAACGCCTGGAATTAACGGAGCCTAAATTAGTGAGCAACACCTCGGCGGATATTAGTTTTAAAAGTTTGAATCCGGTCGCGGGTCAAAAACTGGTTATCGGAAACGGTATGAACGTTTCATTTATGTGGGAGCTTGAAATTGGTAAAGACGAAAAGTCGACAGCTCCGATAAAGACTGACTTTAGCGTGAGATACGTCCAGGTAAACCTGGCCGAAGAATCGGAGGAGAAAAATGCCGACGACGATCCTTTGCACATACGTAAACTTGCCGAAATGGACAACAAGGGAGAGATTTATAGGTGCAATTTCGACGTCGTCGATTACGTG ACGCTCTTCATAGTTTCATCAAAAGTAGAGGCCAGCGGAGGTGGAGGAGAATTTTGTCGAGCCGGTAGCATGTGTCACCTATGTCTGACCGTTACGCGCGTTGTAAATACTCCATCACCGACTCAGACTCCCCAATTGATGTACGAAGTATTGGCCGATCAAACAATGTGGGCTGTTTGCGGACGAACTGCTGGCGTAGTTTCGTTGGAGACTCTTGAAAAGCAGAGCGTCACTCTAGACGTTATGCCCCTGACTAGCGGCTATCTTCCATTACCTGTTGTTAGATTATCCAGATACATACCAGCAGCTGAACTTAAGAGCG acatttCTCGCAAGCCTGAGATGACAGGAGGTCCACGCCTAGAACCATTCAGTCCTGGACAAGTGTACAACGCTAGCAAAGCTCAACAAGTCCATGTTCTACCAGCTGCGCCATTAGAAACTAATTAA
- the LOC124187084 gene encoding suppressor of cytokine signaling 5, which produces MGAGVVFNSSSAPQSPILGPLPSSPVIDLSRFNPEEYPMEDCDERARLQRAREMEEGVEPPPGYKPNIATGIQVHPNGITVDSLAALFQANAGIQAAALTALSQIDFSLIPNIERPAHTQVDYVHCLVPDLRSITACSFYWGKMDRYEAERLLEGKQEGTFLLRDSAQEEFLFSVSFRKYERSLHARVEQWNHKFSFDSHDPGVYASGTVCGLIEHYKDPSCCMFFEPVLTIPLHRTYAFPLQHLCRAIITTRTTYDGINKLQLPKTLKSYLKEYHYKQRVRVRRLDIESDLQ; this is translated from the exons ATGGGCGCTGGTGTCGTATTCAACAGCTCTTCGGCTCCTCAAAGTCCAATTCTGGGACCTCTGCCTTCTAGTCCGGTTATCGACTTGTCCCGATTTAATCCTGAGGAATATCCCATGGAG GACTGCGACGAGAGGGCTAGACTTCAAAGAGCCAGGGAGATGGAAGAAGGTGTAGAACCACCCCCGGGATACAAACCTAATATCGCAACGGGTATTCAGGTGCATCCTAATGGAATAACGGTCGATAGCCTGGCCGCGTTGTTTCAAGCAAATGCTGGAATTCAGGCCGCAGCTCTCACCGCTCTGTCGCAGATTGATTTTTCCCTAATTCCAAATATCGAACGACCTGCGCATACTCAG GTCGATTACGTTCACTGCCTGGTACCTGATTTACGATCAATCACAGCCTGCTCTTTTTACTGGGGTAAAATGGACCGTTACGAGGCAGAACGTTTGCTAGAGGGCAAACAAGAGGGAACATTTTTGCTGCGCGATTCTGCCCAAGAGGAATTCCTCTTCTCGGTTAGCTTTAGAAAGTACGAACGTTCGTTACACGCGAGAGTCGAACAGTGGAACCACAAATTCAGTTTCGATTCGCACGACCCTGGTGTTTACGCTTCTGGAACG GTATGCGGCTTGATAGAACACTACAAGGACCCGTCTTGCTGTATGTTCTTTGAGCCTGTGCTGACGATACCGTTGCATCGTACATACGCTTTTCCGCTGCAACATTTATGTCGAGCGATTATAACGACTAGAACAACGTACGACGGTATAAACAAACTACAGCTACCTAAAACGTTGAAAAGTTACCTCAAAGAGTATCACTATAAGCAAAGGGTTCGAGTAAGGAGGCTCGATATCGAGAGTGATCTTCAGTAA